A window of Nocardiopsis sp. Huas11 genomic DNA:
GCCCCGGACACCGATCTGTGCCCAGAGCCGCGCCGTGCAGCTCAATCTTCCAGCTCGTACTCGTCCATCACCTCGGAGAGCGGTGTCGTGCCGCCGCGCCCCGCTCGCAGGTCCTCGAGCCTGCTCTCCGCGAGAAGGGCCTCTTCGAACTCGTCGTGCTGCATGATGAACCTCCCCGGGGCCTTACGAGTATGGCACCCAGGGAGGTTGTACGGTCGGGCCCTCGGGTCAGTCGCGGCTGAGGAGGTGGCCCCGTGGCTGCGCGAGGTCGATCTCCGCTCCGCGCAGCAGGGTGCGGCGCACCCGGCCCTGGAGCTCGGCCCCGTCGTAGGCGCTCACCGGGTTCCGGTGCGCCAGCTCGCGCACGTCCACCCGGATCGTCTCGTCCGGGGCCACGATCGCGAAGTCCGCGTCGTTGCCCTCCGTGATGGCGCCCTTGCCCCTCAGCCCCGCCACGCGGCTCGGGCCCTCGGCCATCCAGCGCACCACGTCGGGCAGCGTCGCGCCCCGGCGGCGCGCCTCGGTCCACACGGCCGAGAAGCCCACCTGGAGCCCGGACACGCCGCCCCAGGCCGTCCCGAAGTCGCCGGTGTCCAGGTCCTTCAGATCCTCCGTGCTGGGCGAGTGGTCACTGACCACGCAGTCGATCAGCCCGTCCATCAGCGCCCGCCACAGCAGGTCGCGGTTGGCCGAGGACCGGATGGGCGGGCAGCACTTGAACTGCGTGGCCCCCTCCGGAATCGTCTCCGCCGCCAGCGTCAGGTAGTGCGGGCAGGTCTCCACGGTCAGCGGCACACCGTCGGCCCTGGCCTGGGAGATCAGCGGCAGCGCCGACGCGCTGGACAGGTGCAGCACGTGCGCCCGCGTCCCCGTGCGCCGCGCGGTCTCGATCACCAGCGCGATGGCGGCGTGCTCGGCCTCGTCCGGGCGCGAGGCCAGGAAGTCCGCGTAGTCGCGACCGTGCGCGGCCGGCGCCTCGTCCAGTACCCCGGGGTCCTCGGCGTGCACGATGATCTGGCCGCCGAAGGCCCCGATGGCCTCCATCGCGGTCGTCAGCTCCGTGGGCGACAGGTGCCCGAACTCGTCCACGCCGGACGGGGACAGGAACGCCTTGAACCCGAACACGCCCTGCTCGTGCAGGGCCGCGAGCTCCTTGGTCTCCCCCGGCTGGGAGTTCTCCGGGACGGCGCCGCCCCAGAACCCGACGTCGACGCTCACCCGCGCGCGGGCCACCGCGCGTTTGGCGGCCAGCCCCTCCACGGTGGTGGTCGGCGGCACGCTGTTGAGCGGCATGTCCACGAGCGTGGTCACCCCGCCCAGGGCCGCGGCGCGCGTGGCGCTGGCGAAGCCCTCCCACTCAGTGCGGCCGGGCTCGTTGACGTGCACGTGGGAGTCGACCAGTCCGGGCAGCAGGACCTCGTCCTCGGCCAGGACGATCTCTTGGGTCGCGGAGGCGGCCGCGTCGGCGCCCGGCAGGACCGCGACGATCCGTTCGCCGGAGACGGCCACGGTCACCGACCGCTCGCCGTCGGGGGTGACGGCGCGCGCGGCGCGGATGAGGAGGTCGTAGTGGCTCATGCGTTCTCCTGTCCGATGCGTCGGGTGGCCAGCGCCACCAGCGTCGCCGTGTCCGTCCCGGTGCGCCCGGTGATCTCTGTTTCGTCCAGCGCGCCGCAGCGCAACCCGTTGACCAGCGCCGACGCCAGTGCCTGCGCCGTGGCGGGCTCGTCCATCACCCCGCCGGCGACGGACCCGAAGTAGGCCTTGAGCCGGTCGGCCGCGGGTTCGAAGGCCTCCCGGTAGAAGGCGTAGGTGGCCAGGAACCGCATGGGCAGCTGGTGGGGGTGCACGTCCCAGCCCTGGTAGAAGCCGCGTTCCAACGAACGGCGGACCAGTCCGGCGTGCAGGTCCCACGCCTGGTGGACCTGCGTGCGGTCTCCCACGGGCAGGACGTTGCTGCCGCCGTCGGACAGCCACACGCCGGTCCCTGCGGCGGCGACCTGCATGACCGCCTTGGCGTGGTCGGCGACCGGGTGCGCCAGGCTCTGGTAGGCGGCGGTGATCCCGCAGGAGGCGCTGTAGTCGTAGGTGCCGTAGTGCAGGGCGCTCACCCGGCCCTGACCGGCGCGGATCATGTGCGGCACGGCCGCGGTGCCGTCGGGCAGCAGCACCGACTGCGGGGTCTCGATCTGCAGCTCGAAGCGCAACCGCCCCTCGGGCAGGTCGAAGCGCCGCTCCAGGCGCTCGGCCACCCAGACCATCGCCTCGACGTGCTCGACCGAGGTGATCTTGGGCAGGGTGAGCACCAGGTTGTCCGGGAGCGAGCCGTGCCGCTCCAGCAGCGTCCGCAGGAAGAGCGTGAGACTGCGGACGCCGCGGTGCCGCCCGGCGGCCTCCATCCCCTTCATCCGGATGCCGAAGTAGGGGGTGGCTCCGCCCTGGGCGAGGTCGGCGGTGAACGCCTCCGCGACGGCGATCACATGGGCGTCCTCGGCGTCGTCCCCGTGGTCGCCGTACCCGTCCTCCAGGTCGGCCCGCAGGTCCTCGATCGGCTCACGCGCGAGCTTGTCCCGGACGCGGGACAGCAGGTCGTCCAGGTTCGCCTCGCTCATGCCGGCCGTCGCTTCGAGCTCGCCGGGCTTGGGCGCGAACTCGGTGAGCGCCTCCGACGCCCGCCGTCCCCAGTCGGCGGCCAGACCGGCGTGGACGCGGTCGGCGGGAACGTAGACGGTGTGGACCGGCTGACGGGCGGGGTTCGCACCGGGGTAGTCGCGGGCCAGGCGGGCGTCGGCGTCCGCCAGGCGCGCGTCCAGCGCGGCCGTGAGGTCGCCGAGGTCCAGAGGGCTGTCCGATGCCACGTGTTCAGTGTCCTCTCCGTAGGCCGGAGCCCACGCGGTCCTCCGCGGCCGGGCTCCGGATTTCTATATGCGGATACTAACTTCTGCGATTCGGAACAACAAGGGATACTCGGCAGGTAACCCACCCACGGAGCCCGACTTCCCGACACGGCGGCGGCTCCCGCCCCGACATCGAGATGGCGGGAAGTACTTTTCGTATTGCAGAATAGAAGCGATGACTACAGCGGCCCACAACTCGGGAGCATGACCTTTGTCAGACTCACTGCCCCCCATCGACGCCTCGCGCCCGGAGAGCTCCGGCAAGCGCGCCGGCGGCGTGCAGTCCCTCGACCGTGCCTTCTCCCTGCTGGAGATCATGGCCGAGGCAGGCGGTGAGGCCTCGCTCAGCCAGTTGGCCGACGCCTCCGGGCTGCCCCTGCCCACCATCCACCGCATCATCCGCACCCTGGTCGGCAACGGTTACGTGCGCCAGCTGCCCTCCCGGCGCTACGCGCTCGGCCCGCGGCTGATCGGCCTGGGCGACAAGGCCTCACAGATGATGAGCACCTGGGCGCGGCCCCACCTCGCCCAACTGGTGGAGGACCTGGGCGAGACCGCCAACCTCGCCATGCTGGACGGCGACAAGGTCATCTACGTCGCGCAGGTCCCCTCCCCGCACGCCATGCGCATGTTCACCGAGGTCGGCCGCCGCGTCCTGCCGCACTCGGCCGGGGTCGGCAAGGCCCTGCTGTCCCAGCTCACCGACGAGGAGGCGCTGGCCACGGTGCACCGCACCGGGATGCCCGCCGCCACGGACCGGACCATCGTCGACCCGGACGCGTTCGTCGCCGAGCTCCGCCGCATCCGCAAGGACGGCTACGCCATCGACGACGGCGAGCAGGAGATCGGGGTCCGCTGCGTGGCCGTGCCCGTGGACGGCGCTCCCTCGGGCATGGCGGTGTCCGTGTCCGGCCCCGAGGCCCGTGTGAACTGGGATTTCGTCGACCGCGCCGCCCCGATCGTGCAGCGCTGCGCCACCGCCCTGGCCTCCGACCTCAACAACCAGGGCTGACCCGCCACTCCGCATGATCGCGACACCCGGGGACCGACTCAGGCACCCACGAGGTGCGCCCCGCTGGGGTGGACCAGGACGAAACGGCCTACCTCCAACCCCAGGGGGTGAGAGGTAGGCCGTTCAGCCCGCGGAACCACAGGGGTGACTTCCGGCGCCCCGAACGCGCGTCCGGACAAGCCTGCGCCGCAGGCGTCCGTTGAGGGTGGCGGCGGGCGACGGGCGGGACTGCGAGGGCGCCCGAGAACTCAGGTCTGCTGGTCGAATCCCAACTTCCGCAGCTGCTTGGGGTCGCGCTGCCAGTCCTTGGCCACGCGCACCCGCAGGTCCAGGAAGACCCGCTGTCCCAGCAGGGCCTCGATCTGCTTGCGCGCCCGCGACCCCACGTCGCGCAGGCGCGAACCCTTGGAGCCGATCACGATGGCCTTCTGGCTGGGGCGCTCCACGTACAGCGACGCGTAGATGTCCACCAGCTCCTTGCCCGGGCGGGTGTTCTCCCGCTCGTACATCTCGTCCACCACGACCGCGATGGAGTGCGGCAGCTCGTCGCGCACGCCCTCCAGCGCGGCCTCGCGGACCAGCTCCGCCACGAGCATCTCGTCGGGCTCGTCGGTCAGGTCGCCGTCGGGGTACAGCGGCGGCCCCTCGGGCAGGTGCGAGCACAGCACGCCCGTGACCGTGTCCAACTGGAACCCGCTCTGCGCCGAGACCGGGACGATGTCGGCCCAGTCGCCGAGCTCGTCCACGGCCATCAGGTGCTTGCCCACGGCCTCCCTGTCGACCTTGTCGGTCTTGGTGACCAGGGCGACCACCGGGGTGTTCGTCTGCTCCGCCAACTCCTTGGCGATGTAGGTGTCACCCCGGCCGATCGGTTCGTCCGCGGGCAGGCAGAACACGATCACGTCCACCTCGACCAGCGTGGACCGCACCAGCGAGTCCAGCCGCTCCCCCAGCAGGGTGCGCGGCTTGTGCAGGCCCGGCGTGTCCACGATGATCAGCTGCGCCTCCGGGCGGTGGACGATGCCCCGCACCGTGCGCCGCGTGGTCTGGGGCCGGTTGCTGGTGATGGCCACCTTCTGCCCCACCAGCGCGTTCATCAGGGTGGACTTGCCCACGTTGGGGCGGCCGACGAAGCAGGCGAACCCACTGCGGAAGCCCTCCGGAACGGAAGGCATCTCCAGCGGTACGCGCAGCTTCTCCAGGTCGAGGTCGTTCATCGTTCCTACTCAGCGCCGGGTGATGCTCGCGGGCACCCCGTCAGGGGCGGCGATCACCACCACCTGGGTCTTCAGGTCGTCCGCCACCGCGCGGTCGTCCTCGGTCAGTTCCTTGGCCTGGGTGACGACCACCGCGGCCTCCAGGGCGGAGGCCTCACTGGACACGGCGGCGGCCACCGCCGCCTGCAGGGCCGTCAGCGACAGGGACGGCAGCGATACCGTCGTCGCCACGTACGTGCGCCCGGTCTCGTCGCGCACGGCCGCGCCCTCCGGCGCGGCGTTGCGGGCGCGCGAGGCGCGCGCGAGAGTGATGAGCTTGCCGTCCTCGGGGCCGAGCCCCGTCGTGTCCGTCACTGCTCCGTGCTCCTTACGTCGTCGTTCCTGGCCCGGTCGCCGTGGCCGGCGTCCTCGGTCAGGCGCTCCACCAGCACCGTGGTCATCCGGTTGCGGCGGCTGCTCTTGCCCTCCAGGGTCAGTCTGAGACCAGCGTATTCGGCCTGGGCCCCACCGACGGGCACCCGACCCAGCACGAAGGCCACCAGACCGCCCACGGTCTCCACGTCGGCGACGTCGAGCTCCCGGTCGGGGAAGAGCTCGTCGAGCTCCCCCAGCGGCAGGCGGGCTGTGACCCGGACCCGGTCGTCGTCCAGCCAGGACACCGGCGGGATCTCGTGGTCGTACTCGTCGGTGATCTCGCCGACGATCTCCTCCACGATGTCCTCCAGGGTCACCAGGCCCGCGGTGCCCCCGTACTCGTCGATGGCCACCGCGACGTGGTTGCGCTGCTGCTGCATCTCGCGCAGCAGCTCGTCGATGGGCTTGGTGTCGGGGACGTAGGTCGCCGAGCGCATCACGTCCCCCGCGCACAACGGCACCGCAGCGCCGTCCGCGCCGGAGACGGCCGCCCAGCGGTCGCGCAGCCGCTCGACCAGGTCCTTGAGGTAGACGATGCCGACCACGTCGTCCTCGTCCTCGCCCGTCACCGGGATGCGGGAGTACCCGCTGGCCAGGGCCAGCGACAGCACGGCGTCCGCGTCGGCCTCGCGACTGGTGAAGACGATGTCGGGGCGCGGCACCATCACCTCGCGCACGGAGGTGTCGTCGAGCTTGAACACCGAGTGGATCATCTGGCGTTCCTCGGGGTCGATGACGTCCCCCCGCTCGGCGAGGTCGACGAGCCTGCGCAACTCGACCTCCGTGCTGAAGGGGCCCTCGCGGTCGCCCTTCTCACGCGGGGTGAGCCCGCGGCCCGCCCACACCAGCAGCCGCACGAACGGGCTGACCAGGACCTGGAGCGGGTAGACGACGATCGCGCTGGCCATGGCGACCGGGCCCGCGGACTGGCGGCCCAGGATGCGCGGTGCGATCGCGATGAGGACCGACTCGGCGACCACCATGGCCGCCGCGGCCAGCAGCAGGGGCAGCCAACCGAACCCCATCAGGAACACCATGCCCAGGGCCGCGGCCAGCACCGCGCACACCTCGCACACCACGCGCAGGAACAGCAGCGCGTTGAGGTGTCCCGTGGGGTCGGCCGCCACGCGGTCCCAGGCCGAGGCGGCCGACGCGGCGCGTTCGCCCTCGGGCATGCCGACCGACATCACCTTGGTCACGGCGACCTCCGCCGCGACCAGGAAACCCGCCGCGGCGGTCAGGGCCAGGGCGGCCGCGAACGCGGCGAGCCACGCGAGCGGATCGCTCGTGATCGCCACGCCGGTCCACACCGACGGAATCATGCCCGGCTCTCGTCCTCGTCGTTTCCGACGGCCTCACACTCGCGCCAGGCGGCCAGGATCTCGCCCTGGAGACCGAACATCTCCTTGTGCTCGTCCGGCTCGGCGTGGTCGTAGCCCAACAGGTGCAGGATGCCGTGCGTGCACAGCAGGTCGATCTCGTCGGTGGTGCTGTGCCCGGCCGTGTCGGCCTGGCGCTCGGCCACCTGCGGGCAGATGATCACGTCACCGAGCACGCCCGGCTCACTCGTGCGGCCGGGGCCGCCGGGGCGCAGTTCGTCCATGGGGAAGGACAGCACGTCGGTGGGGCCGGGCTCGTCCATCCACCGCACGTGCAGGTCGGTCATGGGGCCCTCGTCCACCAGCACGACGGACAGTTCCGCCAACGGGTGGACACGCATGGCGTCGAGCACGTGCCGGGCCAGCCGGGAGAGCCGCTCCTCGTCCACGGTGGTGACGCCGGACTCGTTGGCGACGTCGATACTCATCTGTTTCGGATGCCTCACTTGGAATCGTCATGGCCGGGTGTCCGGGCCGCCCCGGCACCCGACACCGGTGGGCCCGCACCCGGCGGGCCCACCAGCTCGAACGCTGTACTGGTTCAGTCTGCCCCGTCTTCGGGGTGCCCGGGCCGCGACCGGACCTCGTTCGGGGTGTCGGCGGAACCGCGCCGCGCGTCCTGCCCGCGCCCGCGCGCCCCGTCGGGGCCGCGCCGGACGCCCTGAGCCTCGTCATAGCGGCCGTAGGCGTCGACGATCCTGCCGACCAGCTTGTGCCGGACCACGTCCTCACTGGACAGCCGGCAGAACGCGATGTCGTCGATGTCACGCAGGATCGTCTCGATGGTGCGCAGGCCGCTGGACTGCCCACCGGGGAGGTCGACCTGGGTGACGTCACCGGTCACCACGATCTTGGAGCCGAAGCCGAGCCGGGTGAGGAACATCTTCATCTGCTCGGGCGAGGTGTTCTGGGCCTCGTCCAGGATGATGAAGGAGTCGTTCAGAGTGTTGTGTGTCAGCAGGAAGTCCTCGGTGACGTAGAGCGAGTCCTCCGCGGCCACCTGGATGCACACACACTCCTCGGTTCCCGCCGGTTCGATGCTCTCGATGAACCGCATGGGTCGCCCGCCACCGGATTCACGGTAGGCGTCCCTCTTGCGTCCGAGGCGGAAGGGCTCGACGCCCTCAGGGAGGCGCAGGTCGAGAACATAGGCGTCCTGTCGATGGAACACCTCTCTCCCCCTGGCCCGTCCCGGTGTCCGACCTTCTGCAAGCCGAGTACGGCCGTATGCGACACCGCCGAGGGACCGCACCAGGAACCGTACCGCCGAAGCCAGTCGTGGTGAGGCCGAACCGTACTGGACGCGGCAGGTCCGCCCCTCCTGGGTGACCGGTCCACCGTCCGCGTCCAGAAGCCCCTGTAGTACGGCGAGCCGAACGTCGGCGGTGTTGTACAGGTAGGTCTCCGGCACGAACTTCGTTCCCGAGGTCGTACCGCACAGCCCCAGTTCACGCATGACCGCCGTCACCGGGTTGGCGAGGGTGATCACGTCGCCCGGCTGCGTCTCGCGGTTCAGGATGTAGTCCGGACCGGACTTCCAGTTCACCCGGACGCCGGGCAGGAGACTCTCAAGGCTCTCCACGAGTTCCGGGTCCTCCGTGGCGAAGCTCGGAGTGGTACTGCCTGTGAGACACCCGTCCCCCAGCAGCAGGCCGAGGGCGTAGGGGTCCATCGGAACACTCTGCTCCGGGAACTCGACCGGGCGACTGAGCAGCGGGAGTTCGTACTTCCGGTAGTGGGCCGTTCGAAGGCCGCTCTCCACGATCTCCTTCGCGGTGAGAACCCTGTAGGGCTTGTTCCGCCTCGTGTCGTCCCGCGTACGGACGGACCAGAGGTGATCCTCCGAACAGAGTGTCGAAGCACCGTCCTGCGACGTCACCCGGTAGGTGGCCTTCGGCCCCTGCGGGTAGACGCCCAGCACCGGGGTCGGCTCACCGTTCGAGCCGACGACGAGGTCACCGACCTCCAGTTCACCGATCGGGCGGAAGCCGTCCGGTGTCAGGACGTTGGTGTGGACCGGCTGCGCGCGCCCACGCATGTACGCCAGGGGTGCGACCTCGATGGTCCCGGCCGCCATCAGCTTGGGGATGGAGTCGGGGTCGAGCATGTCGTGGAGGGCGTCGTAGAGGGGCCGCAGGTAGGGGTCGATCTTGTCGTAGAGGGTGCCCGGCAGGAAGCCCAGCCGCTCGCCGGCCTCGACGGCGGGACGGGTGAGGATGATCCGGTTGACTTCCTTGTCCTGGAGCGCCTTGACCGCCTTGGCCATCGCCAGGTACGTCTTGCCCGTACCGGCGGGACCGATACCGAAGACCACCGTGTGCTCGTCGATGGTGTCGACGTAGCGCTTCTGGTTCACCGTCTTGGGGCGGATCGTCTTGCCGCGGTTGGACAGGATGTTGGTCGTCAGCACGTCGGCCGGACGGCCCTGGCCGGGCGTGGTCAACATATGGACCATGCGCTCGATGGTGTCCGGAGTGACGTGGGTGCCGCTCTTGGCGAGTTCGATGAGCTCCTCGACCACGCGGACGACCACCACGGTCTCATCCGGGGCGCCGGTGATGGTGAACTCGTTGCCGCGGACGTGGATATCGCTGTCGAAGGCCCGCTCCAGTGCCCTCAGGAGCTCGTCGCGTGAGCCCAGCAGGCTGATCATCGTGTGCTCGTCCGGCACCACGACCTTGACCTGGATGTCCTGTGGCGACTGCGTGTGCGTTGTCTCGGCCATGGTGTGGCCTTGCGGCCGCTGTCCCTACCCTTCGGTTCCTGACTTCCGGCCTGGGCGGCCGACGCGCTTGGCGAACGGTCGGGGCACCGTCGTGGCGCCCCGTGGCCCTCGACCACCGGTGTCTCGTCGGTCCCACCGGTCGCTCGGGGCCCACGAACCGAGTCTACCAAGGCGGCCACGGCGTCCTCGATCGAATTTTCCGCGCTGTGGACGGCCGCCGAAGGCGCCGGCGCGACACGGGGACCGCCCGGCCGGCGGGCGCGCGAAGGCCCCCGCGACCGTGGCGGCGGGGGCGAGGAGTACGGCCGGACCGCAGGCCCGGGGGCGGCCTAGCCGGGAAGGCGGCCGCGAGCCCGGAATGCCAAAAAACACGGCCTAGCCGGGAGGCCAGTTGAGGCCGCGACCGCCGAGCAGGTGGGCGTGCAGGTGGAACACCGTCTGACCGGCCCCGCTGCCGGTGTTGAACACCAGTCGGTACCCGGTCTCGGCCACACCCTCGGCCTCGGCCACCGCACGGGCCTCGCGCACGACCTCGTCGACCAGGCCGGAGTCGGCCTCGGCGGCCGAGGCCGCGTCGGGCACGTGCTCGCGCGGAATGACCAGGACGTGCGTCGGGGCCTGCGGGTTGATGTCGCGGAACGCCAAAGTGCGCTTCCCCTCGCGGACGATCTCGGCCGGGACCTCCCCCTTCACGATCTTGCAGAAAAGGCAGTCGTCCTGGGCCATCACGCACCTCCGTACGGGGGTCGCGACCGTGTGCGCGGCCGCGTTCTCGGGGCTGTCGACACCCATGATGCCCCAGCCGGCCACCGGCCCGCTCTGGACGCGGCCCGGCCGCCCGCAGGAACAGGGACCGAGGTCCTCCCCTGGGCGCGTCGCGGGCACGGTACTCTTTCCCCCCGTGCGCCGAGTCGCCGACCATGTCCGACACCGGCCGACCTTGTGCGTGTTCGGATTGAAACGCGTGTCTACCTGGAAAAGAAGAGGTATGCCCTTTCGTAAACCCCGCGACAAGGGTGTGCGTCGAACTGATGTGACGACTGAAACCATCGTGGCTGGAGCCGCCACGGCTCCGCTCTCCGTGGAGTGGGACGCCGACCACGCGGTGACGGAGCTCTATCGAGAGCACTACCGTCCGCTGGTCCGGCTCGCCGCGCTCCTGGTGCGCGACCACGCGACCGCGGAAGAGGTCGTCCAGGACGCGTTCGTGGCGATGCACGGCGCGTGGCGCCGCCTTCGCGACCCGAACAAGGCCCTGTCGTATCTGCGCCAGGCCGTGGTCAACAAGGCACGGTCCGTCCTGCGGCACCGAGCGGTCGTCGAGAAGCACGCGCCCAAGGCGCTGCCCGACGCGCCCAGCGCCGAACACGGCGCCATGAACCTGTTGGAGCGTGAGGCGGTGATCCGAGCCCTGCGCAAACTACCCACCCGTCAGCGAGAGGCGATCGTGCTCCGGTACTACGGCGACCTGTCCGAGGCTCAGATCGCGGACGCCATGGGCATCAGCAAGGGCGCGGTGAAGAGTCACACCTCCCGCGGGATCTCCGCGCTGCGCTCTGTTCTGGAGCAGACGACATGAGCAGCCCCACCGACCCCACGAACCCAGAGTTCGAGGACAAGCTCCGGCGGATCCTCGCCTCCGAGGCCGACTCCGTCGCGCCCGGCGCCGAGGCCCTGCAGCTGATCCGCGACCGGACCGAACGCCACCGCGGCACCTCCTGGTTCGGTCTGCCCTGGCTGCGGCCGGCGTTGGCCGTGGCCGGAGCCGGACTGATCGCCGCGTCCGTGATCATGTCGACCCCGCAGGTGCGCGAGCAGGTCCTGGAGATCGTCCCCGCCGGCGCCAACCGCGAGGGCGCACCGCCCGAGGACGACATCGACGGTCCCGGCATCGCGGCGCCGGACCCGACCACGGACTCCGACACCGCGCCCGCCGCGAGCCCGGACGACCCCGCCGAGGAGCCGGCGCCCTCCCCCACCGAGGAGGAGAGCGATCCGCCCGAGGACGGTGTCGGCGCCACGACGACGTGCGCCCCGACCCGCGACGAGACTCCCTCCACCACGTCCACGGACGCCGAGGAGGACTCCGGCGCGGGGTCGTCCGAGGACCCGCGGGAGTGCGACCCCACCGACGATCCCAGCCAGGGCGGCGGTGAGGAGCCCGGAACCGACCCCGGCACCGACCCGGACCCCGGTGGTGAGGAGCCGAGCCCCGACGACGGGTCGACCGGCGGCGGTGACGGCGGTTCGACGCCCTCCAGCGGCGAGAGCAGCACCAAGAGCACGGAGGAGTGACCAAGGGCGGCCACGCGCCGCCGGCCGCTCACACGACGACGCCCACGGGATCCGGTCCCGTGGGCGTCGTCGTTCGTGTGCGGTGGGTCCGTACCTCGACCGGGTCGGGCCCTCTACCAGCGGCCGGACCGCGCCTGCAGGATCGCCAGCGCGGCCACCCCCGCGGTCGAGGTGCGCAGGACGCTCGGGCCGAGCAGGGCCGCCTCCGCGCCGGCGTCGGTGAAGGCGGCGAGCTCGGCGTCGGAGAACCCGCCCTCGGGCCCCACGACCAGGACCACGCCGCCTCCGTCGTCGGACGCGCGGTCGCCGTCGGGGACGGCGACGGCGCTCAGCCCGACGGTCGCGTCCTCGTGCAGGACCAGGGCCAGGTCGGCCCCGGACAGCAGAGCCGCCACCTCGTCGCGGCCGGCGAGCTCGCTCACCTCGGGCAGACGCCCCCGCCGGGCCTGCTTGGCCGCCTCGCGGGCGGTGGCCCGCCACTTGGCCAGTGACTTGGCCGCGCGGTCGCCCTTCCACCGGGTGACACAGCGCTCGGCCGCCCAGGGGACGATCACGTCGACGCCGACCTCGGTCATCATCTCCACGGCCAGTTCGCCGCGGTCGCCCTTGGGCAGCGCCTGCACGACCGTCAGCCGTGGCCGGGGCGCCGGCTCGTGCCAGCGCTCCCCGACCTCGCACACCACGCCGTCCTTGCCGACCTCGACGACCGTGCAGCGAGCACGCTCGCCACGGCCGTCGGAGAGGTCGACGGTCTCACCGGCCCGGATGCGCCGCACCACGGCGGCGTGGCGCCCCTCGGCGCCGGTGAGGACCACCCGTGCGGCGGCCAGGTCGGCGGTGTCGTCGACCAGGAAGACCGGAGGGGTCACTTGGCACCGAAGGCGTCACGGAGCTTGGCGAACAGGCCGCCGTGTCCGGGACTGAACCGGCCGGGGTTCTGGTCCTCCCCGCGCAGTTCGGCGAACTTGCGCAGCAGGGCCTCCTGCTCCTCGTCCAGCTTGCCCGGGGTCTCCACGTCCACGCGGATGCGCAGGTCGCCCCGGCCGCCGCCGTCGAGGTGGTTCACGCCCTTGTTGGGCAGCGTGATGACGTGGCCGGAGTTGGTCCCCGGGCGCAGGTCGATGTTCTCCGTGCCGTCCAGGGTGTCGAACGCGAACGAGGCGCCCAGCGCGGCGGCGGTCATGGGCACGGTGACCGTGCAGTGCAGGTCGTCCCCGCGCCGCTCGAAGGTCGGGTGCGCCTTCTGGATGATCTCCAGGATGATGTCGCCGCGCGGGCCGCCGTTGGGGCCGACCTCGCCCTCGCCCGCGAGCTGGATCCGGGTGCCGTCGTCCACGCCCGCGGGGATCTTCACCGTGCGGGTGACCTTCTCGCGCACCCGGCCCTCGCCGGCGCAGTCGCCGCAGGGGTTGGTGA
This region includes:
- the ybeY gene encoding rRNA maturation RNase YbeY, coding for MSIDVANESGVTTVDEERLSRLARHVLDAMRVHPLAELSVVLVDEGPMTDLHVRWMDEPGPTDVLSFPMDELRPGGPGRTSEPGVLGDVIICPQVAERQADTAGHSTTDEIDLLCTHGILHLLGYDHAEPDEHKEMFGLQGEILAAWRECEAVGNDEDESRA
- a CDS encoding hemolysin family protein; amino-acid sequence: MIPSVWTGVAITSDPLAWLAAFAAALALTAAAGFLVAAEVAVTKVMSVGMPEGERAASAASAWDRVAADPTGHLNALLFLRVVCEVCAVLAAALGMVFLMGFGWLPLLLAAAAMVVAESVLIAIAPRILGRQSAGPVAMASAIVVYPLQVLVSPFVRLLVWAGRGLTPREKGDREGPFSTEVELRRLVDLAERGDVIDPEERQMIHSVFKLDDTSVREVMVPRPDIVFTSREADADAVLSLALASGYSRIPVTGEDEDDVVGIVYLKDLVERLRDRWAAVSGADGAAVPLCAGDVMRSATYVPDTKPIDELLREMQQQRNHVAVAIDEYGGTAGLVTLEDIVEEIVGEITDEYDHEIPPVSWLDDDRVRVTARLPLGELDELFPDRELDVADVETVGGLVAFVLGRVPVGGAQAEYAGLRLTLEGKSSRRNRMTTVLVERLTEDAGHGDRARNDDVRSTEQ
- a CDS encoding cytidine deaminase; this translates as MTDTTGLGPEDGKLITLARASRARNAAPEGAAVRDETGRTYVATTVSLPSLSLTALQAAVAAAVSSEASALEAAVVVTQAKELTEDDRAVADDLKTQVVVIAAPDGVPASITRR
- a CDS encoding DUF6986 family protein, with the translated sequence MASDSPLDLGDLTAALDARLADADARLARDYPGANPARQPVHTVYVPADRVHAGLAADWGRRASEALTEFAPKPGELEATAGMSEANLDDLLSRVRDKLAREPIEDLRADLEDGYGDHGDDAEDAHVIAVAEAFTADLAQGGATPYFGIRMKGMEAAGRHRGVRSLTLFLRTLLERHGSLPDNLVLTLPKITSVEHVEAMVWVAERLERRFDLPEGRLRFELQIETPQSVLLPDGTAAVPHMIRAGQGRVSALHYGTYDYSASCGITAAYQSLAHPVADHAKAVMQVAAAGTGVWLSDGGSNVLPVGDRTQVHQAWDLHAGLVRRSLERGFYQGWDVHPHQLPMRFLATYAFYREAFEPAADRLKAYFGSVAGGVMDEPATAQALASALVNGLRCGALDETEITGRTGTDTATLVALATRRIGQENA
- a CDS encoding IclR family transcriptional regulator — encoded protein: MQSLDRAFSLLEIMAEAGGEASLSQLADASGLPLPTIHRIIRTLVGNGYVRQLPSRRYALGPRLIGLGDKASQMMSTWARPHLAQLVEDLGETANLAMLDGDKVIYVAQVPSPHAMRMFTEVGRRVLPHSAGVGKALLSQLTDEEALATVHRTGMPAATDRTIVDPDAFVAELRRIRKDGYAIDDGEQEIGVRCVAVPVDGAPSGMAVSVSGPEARVNWDFVDRAAPIVQRCATALASDLNNQG
- the era gene encoding GTPase Era, which codes for MNDLDLEKLRVPLEMPSVPEGFRSGFACFVGRPNVGKSTLMNALVGQKVAITSNRPQTTRRTVRGIVHRPEAQLIIVDTPGLHKPRTLLGERLDSLVRSTLVEVDVIVFCLPADEPIGRGDTYIAKELAEQTNTPVVALVTKTDKVDREAVGKHLMAVDELGDWADIVPVSAQSGFQLDTVTGVLCSHLPEGPPLYPDGDLTDEPDEMLVAELVREAALEGVRDELPHSIAVVVDEMYERENTRPGKELVDIYASLYVERPSQKAIVIGSKGSRLRDVGSRARKQIEALLGQRVFLDLRVRVAKDWQRDPKQLRKLGFDQQT
- a CDS encoding histidine triad nucleotide-binding protein, encoding MAQDDCLFCKIVKGEVPAEIVREGKRTLAFRDINPQAPTHVLVIPREHVPDAASAAEADSGLVDEVVREARAVAEAEGVAETGYRLVFNTGSGAGQTVFHLHAHLLGGRGLNWPPG
- the allB gene encoding allantoinase AllB, with the protein product MSHYDLLIRAARAVTPDGERSVTVAVSGERIVAVLPGADAAASATQEIVLAEDEVLLPGLVDSHVHVNEPGRTEWEGFASATRAAALGGVTTLVDMPLNSVPPTTTVEGLAAKRAVARARVSVDVGFWGGAVPENSQPGETKELAALHEQGVFGFKAFLSPSGVDEFGHLSPTELTTAMEAIGAFGGQIIVHAEDPGVLDEAPAAHGRDYADFLASRPDEAEHAAIALVIETARRTGTRAHVLHLSSASALPLISQARADGVPLTVETCPHYLTLAAETIPEGATQFKCCPPIRSSANRDLLWRALMDGLIDCVVSDHSPSTEDLKDLDTGDFGTAWGGVSGLQVGFSAVWTEARRRGATLPDVVRWMAEGPSRVAGLRGKGAITEGNDADFAIVAPDETIRVDVRELAHRNPVSAYDGAELQGRVRRTLLRGAEIDLAQPRGHLLSRD